A DNA window from Brassica napus cultivar Da-Ae chromosome C1, Da-Ae, whole genome shotgun sequence contains the following coding sequences:
- the LOC106391296 gene encoding uracil-DNA glycosylase, mitochondrial has translation MASSTSKTLIDFIHPAKRLKASYFPAVSAASCSRGLCSASKSPPRVVTVTNSVADDSSRSDFNKSVATSKRNLAVCSEKVAKAKAEGSCCHVRLNELLVEESWLKALPGELQKPYFKTLSDFLERESKGPLIYPPQHLVFNALNTTPFDRVKAVIIGQDPYHGPGQAMGLSFSVPEGEKLPSSLLNIFKELQKDVGCSIPRHGDLQKWAVQGVLLLNAVLTVRSKQPNSHAKKGWEQFTDAVIQSISQQKEGVVFLLWGRYAQEKSKLIDGNKHHILTAAHPSGLSAHRGFFNCRHFSQANQLLEQRGIPPIEWQL, from the exons ATGGCTTCGTCCacatctaaaaccctaattgaCTTTATTCATCCCGCAAAACGCCTCAAAGCTTCCTACTTTCCCGCCGTTTCCGCCGCCAGTTGTTCCCGCGGTTTGTGTTCTGCCTCAAAATCGCCGCCTCGCGTAGTAACCGTTACCAATTCCGTCGCCGACGACTCGTCCCGCTCCGATTTCAACAAATCCGTAGCCACGTCCAAACGCAACCTCGCCGTCTGCTCCGAGAAGGTCGCAAAAGCTAAAG CTGAAGGAAGCTGCTGCCACGTGCGTTTGAATGAGCTGTTAGTCGAAGAGTCATGGCTTAAAGCTCTCCCTGGAGAATTGCAAAAACCCTACTTCAAGACCCTTTCTGACTTCCTTGAACGTGAGAGTAAAGGCCCTTTGATATATCCGCCGCAGCATTTGGTTTTCAATGCTCTTAATACAACACCTTTCGACCGAGTCAAGGCTGTCATCATCGGGCAG GATCCGTACCATGGACCTGGTCAAGCTATGGGTTTGTCTTTCTCTGTGCCTGAAGGAGAGAAGCTTCCTTCTAGTCTGTTGAACATATTCAAGGAGCTTCAGAAAGATGTTGGCTGTTCAATCCCGCGTCATGGTGATCTACAGAAATGGGCTGTGCAG GGTGTTTTGCTGTTGAATGCTGTTCTTACAG TAAGGAGTAAGCAGCCGAACTCACATGCAAAGAAAGGATGGGAACAGTTCACTGATGCTGTCATTCAAAGCATTTCGCAGCAGAAGGAAGGTGTTGTCTTTCTCCTCTGGGGAAGATATGCTCAAGAGAAATCCAA GTTGATAGATGGGAATAAACATCATATACTCACAGCAGCTCATCCATCTGGTTTGTCTGCGCATAGAGGCTTCTTCAACTGCAG ACATTTCTCTCAAGCAAACCAGCTACTCGAACAGAGGGGGATTCCTCCCATAGAATGGCAACTTTAA
- the LOC106391029 gene encoding DEAD-box ATP-dependent RNA helicase 51-like gives MVELEKKSSDVLKKRIRKRNRGKKNELQKVEVEEEETHNVEENADEIKKKVKKVKKLQGRGKIEEEEEVEAKEEEVEEEEEEKKMVVVAKGIMTNETFESLDLSEQTFEAIKAMDFKHMTQIQAGSIPPLLEGKDVLGAARTGSGKTLAFLIPAVELLFKERFSPLNGTGVIVICPTRELAIQTKNVAEELVKHHSLTVSMVIGGNNRRSEAQRIANGSNLLIATPGRLLDHLQHTKGFIFKHLKCLVIDEADRILEENFEEDMNKILKILPKTRQTALFSATQTSKVQDLARVSLTSPVLVDVDDGRRKVTNEGLEQGYCVVPSEKRLLLLISFLKKNLNKKIMVFFSTCKSVQFHAEIMKLINLDSCDIHGGLDQNRRTKTFFDFMKAEKGILLCTDVAARGLDIPAVDWIIQYDPPDKPTEYIHRVGRTARGEGAKGKALLVLIPEELQFIRYLKAAKVPVKELEFNEKKLLNVRSALEKYVANDYNLNKIAKEAYRAYIAAYNSHSLKDIFNVHRLDLQAVALSFCFSSPPKVHLNIESGAGKVRKARNQQGRNGFSPYTPYGKAKSTPKEA, from the exons ATGGTTGAGCTGGAGAAGAAATCCAGCGATGTGCTGAAGAAGAGGATCAGAAAGCGAAACCGTGGGAAGAAGAACGAGCTTCAAAAGGtggaagtagaagaagaagaaacccatAACGTTGAGGAAAACGCTGATGAAATCAAAAAGAAGGTTAAGAAAGTGAAGAAGCTGCAGGGAAGAGGCAAaatcgaggaagaagaagaggtggaAGCAAAGGAAgaggaagtagaagaagaagaagaagagaagaagatggtgGTTGTAGCGAAAGGGATAATGACTAACGAAACTTTTGAATCCCTTGACTTGTCAGAGCAGACCTTCGAAGCTATTAAGGCGATGGACTTTAAACACATGACTCAA ATTCAAGCTGGATCAATTCCTCCTCTTTTGGAGGGCAAAGATGTTCTTGGTGCTGCCAGGACTGGTTCTGGTAAAACCCTTGCTTTCCTCATTCCGGCTGTTGAGTTGCTCTTTAAAGAGCGCTTCTCCCCTCTCAACGGGACTGGTGTCATCGTTATTTGCCCCACAAGAGAACTTGCTATTCAG acTAAAAATGTGGCGGAGGAGCTAGTGAAGCATCATTCACTGACTGTCAGTATGGTTATCGGTGGAAATAACAGAAGGTCGGAAGCACAACGTATTGCAAATGGTTCAAATTTGCTGATAGCAACTCCTGGGCGTCTTCTTGACCATCTTCAACATACCAagggtttcatttttaaacaCCTAAAG TGCCTTGTGATTGATGAAGCTGATAGGATTCTGGAAGAAAATTTTGAGGAGGACATGAATAAGATTCTAAAAATTCTACCAAAG ACTAGGCAAACCGCACTATTCTCTGCCACCCAGACTTCGAAG GTTCAAGATCTTGCTCGAGTGTCATTGACGTCTCCTGTTCTTGTTGATGTCGATGATGGTAGACGCAAG GTGACAAATGAAGGATTGGAGCAAGGCTATTGCGTTGTTCCGAGCGAAAAGAGACTTCTCCTTCTAATTTCTTTTCTGAAGAAGAAcctaaacaagaaaataatggTGTTCTTCTCTACGTGCAAGTCGGTACAGTTCCATGCCGAAATCATGAAGCTAATCAACTTGGATAGCTGTGACATCCATGGAGGACTGGATCAGAACAGAAGAACTAAAACCTTTTTCGACTTTATGAAAGCAGAGAAAGGTATTTTGTTGTGCACTGATGTTGCTGCTCGTGGTCTCGACATTCCTGCCGTG GACTGGATTATACAATATGATCCTCCAGACAAGCCAACG GAATATATCCACAGGGTTGGTCGAACAGCCCGTGGAGAAGGAGCAAAGGGAAAAGCATTGCTTGTCTTGATCCCTGAAGAGCTTCAATTTATTCGTTACCTTAAg GCTGCAAAAGTACCTGTAAAAGAGCTTGAGTTCAATGAGAAGAAGCTTTTGAATGTGCGGTCCGCTCTG GAGAAATATGTTGCCAACGACTATAATCTGAACAAGATAGCCAAGGAAGCGTACAGGGCTTATATCGCAGCATACAATTCACATTCTCTGAAAGATATCTTTAATGTTCACCGGCTAGATCTTCAG GCGGTTGCTCTATCCTTCTGCTTCTCTTCGCCGCCAAAAGTGCATCTGAACATAGAAAGTGGAGCTGGAAAGGTGAGGAAGGCGAGGAATCAGCAAGGTCGCAATGGCTTCTCTCCTTACACTCCCTATGGCAAAGCCAAGTCCACACCCAAAGAGGCATGA
- the LOC106393502 gene encoding early nodulin-like protein 3, with the protein MRAARRSGRLGCDRVSGLIASWTGSSELGRELRTSRIRDGLSEFLDELRTCLGFLASHDLHSSASPALQLSFCTTKIFIFDEGFKYKKDSVLVVSEDEYKECKATKPQLYSNNQDTVFKLDRPGLFYFISGVSGQCEKGQKMIIKVMETESSPDSPSPSSSFSSLSASTHKKSSALKTAVQFTSSSFVVLIVSVLVWH; encoded by the exons ATGCGAGCTGCGAGGAGATCGGGTCGTCTCGGGTGCGATCGCGTCTCGGGTTTGATCGCGAGCTGGACAGGTTCTTCTGAACTGGGACGTGAGCTGAGAACGTCAAGGATTCGAGATGGATTGTCTGAGTTCTTGGATGAACTAAGAACGTGTCTAGGGTTTTTAG CTTCCCATGATTTACATTCATCTGCATCTCCAGCGTTGCAACTTTCCTTCTGCACAACAAAG atttttatttttgatgaaGGTTTCAAATACAAGAAAGACTCAGTATTGGTGGTGTCAGAAGACGAGTACAAGGAATGCAAGGCAACTAAACCGCAACTCTATTCCAACAACCAAGACACGGTTTTCAAACTAGACCGTCCCGGTTTGTTTTACTTCATTAGTGGTGTCTCGGGTCAGTGTGAAAAGGGTCAGAAGATGATCATTAAAGTCATGGAGACCGAGTCTTCCCCAgattctccttctccttcctcttctttttcctctctTTCGGCTTCAACTCACAAGAAGAGCAGTGCATTGAAAACTGCTGTCCAGTTCACTAGTTCCAGCTTTGTGGTTCTTATTGTTTCGGTTTTGGTTTGGCATTAG